From the Daucus carota subsp. sativus chromosome 8, DH1 v3.0, whole genome shotgun sequence genome, one window contains:
- the LOC108199404 gene encoding pentatricopeptide repeat-containing protein At1g77170, mitochondrial, which yields MIPFHPVKFIRISRNISNHAYHNFDQFQSLSSIVSASEYTKPDDLFRKPLPPYQENSQEWAKFISTQVSNCANLKQLGHYYAHIIRTQLLSFYDAPFYWNNIVRSYTRLNSPDRALCVFIAMARAGVFPDCYTLPIVLKAVGQDLDIGLVSQFHAVAVRVGLVTSAFCESGFISLYSKGGLFECARKVFDENCDRKLGSWNAIIAGLAHGGRAKEAVDMFVKLKKSGFKPDDVTMVSVTSACGSLGDLDLALQLHKYVFQAKSVEKSDMLMCNSLIDMYGKCGRMDLAYTVFSRMHERNVSSWTSMIVGYAMHGLSMDAFECFRCMREAGVRPNHITFIGVLSACVHGGNVEEGKYYLNMMKNTYGIKPLLQHYGCMADLLGRAGMFDEAREMVEEMPMPANVVIWGCLMGACEKFGNVQMAEWVAKHLRELEPWNDGVYVVLSNIYASKGMWEEVSKIRKVMKTDKLAKIPAYSLATNSN from the coding sequence ATGATTCCATTTCATCCTGTGAAATTCATCAGGATTTCAAGAAACATCTCAAACCATGCCTATCACAATTTTGATCAGTTTCAGTCTCTGTCTTCCATTGTTTCAGCTTCTGAATATACCAAACCCGATGATCTGTTTCGAAAACCTTTGCCTCCATATCAAGAAAATAGCCAAGAATGGGCTAAATTCATATCGACCCAGGTCTCGAATTGTGCAAATTTGAAACAATTAGGTCACTATTATGCCCATATTATCAGAACCCAGTTGCTATCTTTTTATGATGCTCCATTTTATTGGAACAATATTGTAAGATCATACACTAGGTTGAATTCACCTGACAGGGCGTTGTGTGTGTTTATTGCTATGGCGCGGGCTGGTGTGTTCCCGGATTGTTATACATTACCCATTGTTTTGAAGGCTGTTGGTCAGGATTTGGATATTGGGTTGGTTTCACAATTTCATGCGGTTGCTGTGAGGGTTGGGTTGGTGACAAGTGCTTTTTGTGAGAGTGGTTTTATTAGCTTGTACTCGAAAGGGGGTTTATTTGAATGTGCACGTAAGGTGTTTGATGAGAATTGTGACAGAAAGTTGGGTTCTTGGAATGCGATTATAGCTGGGTTGGCTCATGGTGGACGTGCAAAGGAAGCTGTGGATATGTTTGTGAAATTAAAGAAGAGTGGATTTAAGCCGGATGATGTGACTATGGTTAGTGTTACGTCGGCTTGTGGAAGCTTAGGGGATTTGGATTTAGCTCTTCAGTTACATAAGTATGTTTTTCAAGCTAAGAGTGTGGAGAAATCTGATATGTTGATGTGTAATTCTCTTATTGATATGTATGGCAAATGTGGGCGAATGGATTTGGCTTATACAGTATTTTCAAGAATGCATGAGAGGAATGTCTCGTCGTGGACATCTATGATTGTGGGTTATGCTATGCATGGTCTTAGTATGGATGCATTCGAATGTTTCCGCTGTATGAGAGAGGCAGGAGTTAGGCCTAATCATATTACTTTTATTGGGGTTTTAAGTGCATGTGTACATGGTGGGAACGTTGAAGAAGGAAAATACTACTTGAATATGATGAAGAACACTTATGGCATAAAACCTTTGTTGCAGCATTACGGATGCATGGCTGATTTGCTTGGCCGAGCTGGGATGTTTGATGAGGCCAGAGAGATGGTTGAGGAGATGCCTATGCCAGCCAATGTGGTCATATGGGGGTGTTTGATGGGCGCATGTGAGAAATTTGGAAATGTGCAGATGGCTGAGTGGGTTGCAAAGCATTTAAGAGAACTGGAACCTTGGAATGACGGGGTTTATGTGGTATTATCAAACATATATGCAAGTAAAGGAATGTGGGAAGAGGTTTCGAAGATAAGAAAGGTTATGAAGACGGATAAACTTGCTAAGATTCCTGCGTATAGCTTAGCTACAAATTCGAACTAA
- the LOC108197675 gene encoding uncharacterized protein LOC108197675 translates to MKTEPSSPVVAKKLWNTVRIVFYMLRKGVPKSKLMVDIHLMLKRGKLASKNISDLMLQHHYPTTLSCGSTDVAMSLVYPREYEFSCSNSPVYPSYNSKRKHRHHHHHHRQSDQDSNVSVEASPMIHLPGFGRSPMVRQTRVTDSPFLRKDGEENINNNAYQVDKEAEDFIMKFYMDQWKQQKMIESSPSPYHAWGRS, encoded by the coding sequence ATGAAAACAGAACCAAGCTCACCGGTGGTGGCCAAGAAGCTATGGAACACCGTGAGAATAGTCTTCTACATGTTAAGGAAAGGCGTCCCCAAAAGCAAACTAATGGTAGACATTCATTTGATGCTCAAAAGAGGCAAGCTGGCCAGCAAAAACATAAGTGATCTCATGCTGCAGCACCACTACCCCACCACCCTCAGCTGCGGCTCCACCGACGTCGCCATGTCACTAGTCTACCCTCGAGAATACGAGTTCAGCTGCAGTAACAGCCCTGTTTACCCCTCATACAACTCCAAGAGAAAGCaccgccaccaccaccaccaccaccgccaGTCTGATCAAGACAGCAATGTGTCTGTGGAGGCCTCACCGATGATTCATTTGCCCGGGTTCGGCCGGAGTCCGATGGTGAGGCAGACTAGGGTTACAGATTCACCCTTCTTGAGAAAAGATGGGGAggagaatattaataataatgctTATCAAGTTGACAAGGAGGCTGAAGATTTCATCATGAAGTTCTATATGGATCAGTGGAAGCAGCAAAAAATGATCGAATCCTCGCCGTCTCCTTACCATGCATGGGGAAGATCTTAA
- the LOC108199403 gene encoding SNW/SKI-interacting protein A has product MTALRELLPPAKSSGTTYYDHTSDPWFKQRYTAAEDEVSAVVKANSVPLYLNRDGFRPSRPEHFGDGGAFPEILYAQYPLDMGRKKDAVSGQKTLPVTVDEHGRVTFDAIVKQNENASKIVYSQHRDLVPKILKDEMEEDEEDIDERKEIEDKTTLETKMALEKIVNVRLSAAQPKNVTTTSSDSKFIKYKPSHQSSAHNSGAKERIIRMVEMPVDPLEPPKFKHKRVPKANGSPPVPVMHSPPRPVTVKDQQDWKIPPCISNWKNPKGYTIPLDKRLAADGRGLQEVQINDNFAKLSEALYLSEQKAREAVSMRSKVQKEMMLREKEKKEQELRALAQKARSERTGAAPPAASIPYDKSMGDVDDMRGDNDNGRERAAPRETKEEREDRLRREKIREERRRERERERRLEAKDAAMGKKSKITRDRDRDISEKVALGMASAGGARGGEVMYDTRLFNQEKGMDSGFGTEEQYNVYDKGLFTAQNTLSTLYRPKKDADADTYGGADEQLDKIMKTDRFKPDKSFTGTSEKTGPRDRPVEFEKEHEEADPFGLDQFLTEVKKGKKAMEKVGGSGTMKASAGSSMRDGYDGGSGRSRIGFEKGR; this is encoded by the coding sequence ATGACGGCTTTGAGAGAGCTTCTTCCACCTGCGAAATCGAGTGGGACTACTTATTATGATCACACTAGTGATCCGTGGTTTAAGCAGAGGTATACTGCGGCTGAGGATGAGGTGTCTGCGGTTGTGAAGGCTAATTCTGTGCCGTTGTATTTGAACAGGGATGGGTTTAGGCCATCAAGGCCGGAGCATTTTGGTGATGGGGGTGCTTTTCCGGAAATACTTTATGCACAGTATCCTCTTGATATGGGTAGGAAAAAGGATGCTGTTTCTGGTCAGAAGACGTTGCCTGTTACTGTTGATGAGCATGGCAGAGTTACGTTTGATGCTATAGTGAAACAGAATGAGAATGCATCTAAAATTGTGTATTCGCAGCATAGGGATCTTGTGCCGAAGATCTTGAAAGATGAGATGGAGGAAGACGAGGAAGATATTGATGAAAGAAAAGAGATTGAAGATAAGACCACGTTGGAGACGAAGATGGCCCTGGAGAAGATTGTGAATGTCAGGTTGAGTGCTGCACAGCCGAAAAACGTTACTACAACATCTTCTGActcaaaatttatcaaatacaAGCCTTCACATCAGTCGTCTGCTCATAATTCGGGTGCCAAGGAAAGGATTATTAGGATGGTTGAGATGCCAGTGGACCCGTTGGAGCCACCAAAGTTCAAGCACAAGAGGGTTCCCAAGGCTAATGGTTCTCCCCCTGTTCCTGTAATGCATTCTCCTCCTCGCCCTGTGACTGTGAAGGATCAGCAGGATTGGAAAATCCCACCATGTATATCTAACTGGAAGAATCCAAAGGGTTATACAATCCCACTAGATAAGCGTTTGGCTGCAGATGGTAGGGGTCTTCAGGAGGTTCAGATTAATGACAATTTTGCAAAGCTCTCGGAAGCTCTGTATCTATCAGAACAGAAGGCAAGAGAGGCTGTTTCCATGCGATCTAAGGTTCAAAAGGAAATGATGTTGCGGGAGAAGGAGAAAAAGGAACAAGAATTGAGAGCATTAGCTCAGAAAGCTAGATCTGAAAGAACCGGTGCTGCTCCACCAGCTGCCTCAATTCCTTATGACAAGAGTATGGGGGATGTTGATGACATGAGAGGAGACAATGATAATGGAAGAGAGAGGGCTGCACCAAGGGAGACAAAGGAGGAAAGAGAAGATAGACTGAGGAGAGAGAAGATCCGTGAGGAGCGGCGTCGTGAGAGGGAAAGAGAGAGAAGATTAGAAGCAAAAGATGCTGCGATGGGGAAGAAAAGTAAGATTACCAGAGATAGAGATCGTGATATTAGTGAAAAAGTTGCACTCGGAATGGCGTCTGCTGGAGGAGCACGAGGTGGCGAAGTCATGTATGACACGCGTTTGTTCAACCAGGAGAAAGGCATGGACTCAGGCTTTGGAACTGAGGAGCAATACAACGTGTATGACAAGGGGTTGTTCACTGCCCAGAATACACTTTCAACTCTTTACAGGCCAAAGAAAGATGCTGATGCTGATACATATGGTGGTGCAGACGAGCAGCTAGACAAGATTATGAAGACTGATAGATTCAAACCTGACAAGTCATTTACAGGCACATCTGAGAAAACTGGCCCGAGGGACAGGCCTGTGGAATTTGAGAAGGAACATGAAGAAGCTGATCCATTTGGTTTGGACCAGTTTTTGACTGAGGTCAAGAAGGGTAAGAAGGCCATGGAAAAGGTTGGGGGCAGTGGTACAATGAAAGCTAGTGCAGGTTCGTCCATGCGAGATGGCTATGATGGCGGTTCTGGTCGCAGTAGGATTGGTTTTGAAAAGGGGCGGTAA